A single window of Colletotrichum destructivum chromosome 9, complete sequence DNA harbors:
- a CDS encoding Putative FAD-binding domain, FAD/NAD(P)-binding domain superfamily: MGSFKVIIVGGGLSGALLANGLRNNDVDFMVYERDVADSKREGYQIRLGPGAQAGFQACLTDAHRDRIMSKMGMSSGLQTTAPALYTTQFDEIFDLAVVPSYSKSAAINRVVLRDILLEPIKQSKKIQYGKAFERYEIVSQDDDGAEKVKVHFQDGSHDTCDVLVGADGANSKINKQLGLNNIHLLDSHWSFLSKGGLPYERMMQMPARLRKGPIIVFHNDITLYYALYLPDENRSDSKHQAGDSKTALRYDEKAASFYWGLNIPVNALPYKSASEIRNHREVCLDQIKDWAPEFHQLLSVGADDSDQTDMLVTQLRASTQPKADWRKRCQNAGNGQGHPRVWIMGDAIHAMQPNRGQGGNQALADCAEMLPQLLSLASNNNLTRPTIDQVQNACNIYEASMIPRAFQWVRKSGGASFVRINLDGFLGFVVRIVAKLVLPILKMYYSIFPQSDE, encoded by the exons ATCCGACTGGGTCCTGGTGCACAAGCAGGCTTTCAGGCATGTTTGACTGATGCGCACCGCGACAGGATCATGTCCAAGATGGGCATGTCTTCAGGCCTGCAAACAACAGCGCCAGCGTTGTATACCACGCAATTTGACGAGATCTTTGACTTGGCCGTTGTACCGTCGTACTCGAAGTCCGCGGCCATCAACAGAGTGGTGCTGAGAGACATCCTCCTAGAGCCAATCAAACAGAGCAAAAAGATACAGTATGGGAAAGCTTTCGAACGTTACGAGATAGTCTCCcaggatgatgatggagcgGAGAAGGTCAAAGTTCATTTCCAGGACGGTTCTCATGACACCTGCGAtgtccttgtcggcgccgatggAGCGAACTCCAAG ATAAACAAGCAGCTTGGCCTGAACAACATTCATCTCTTAGATAGCCATTGGTCTTTCCTTTCCAAAGGAGGCCTACCATACGAACGAATGATGCAAATGCCTGCGAGATTGCGCAAAGGTCCGATTATCGTATTCCACAACGACATCACACTGTACTACGCTCTCTACCTGCCCGACGAAAACAGATCAGATTCGAAGCACCAAGCGGGTGACTCCAAGACGGCGTTGCGCTACGACGAAAAAGCGGCATCGTTCTACTGGGGCCTCAACATCCCGGTGAACGCGCTTCCTTACAAAAGTGCTTCCGAAATCAGGAATCACAGAGAAGTCTGTCTCGATCAAATCAAGGACTGGGCGCCAGAGTTCCACCAACTGCTCAGCGTCGGGGCGGATGACTCTGATCAGACAGATATGCTCGTTACACAGCTTCGAGCAAGTACGCAACCCAAAGCGGACTGGCGGAAGCGATGCCAGAACGCAGGAAACGGCCAGGGACACCCTCGAGTGTGGATCATGGGTGATGCAATTCATGCAATGCAGCCGAATCGCGGTCAGGGGGGCAATCAAGCATTGGCTGATTGTGCTGAGATGCTTCCTCAACTGCTCTCGCtcgccagcaacaacaacctaACGCGCCCAACAATCGACCAAGTGCAAAACGCATGCAACATATACGAGGCTTCCATGATCCCACGAGCGTTCCAGTGGGTCAGAAAAAGCGGAGGAGCCAGTTTTGTAAGAATCAATCTTGATGGGTTTCTGGGATTTGTCGTGCGTATCGTTGCGAAGTTGGTGCTGCCGATACTCAAAATGTATTACAGCATCTTTCCCCAAAGCGACGAGTAA
- a CDS encoding uncharacterized protein (Putative zn(2)Cys(6) fungal-type DNA-binding domain, transcription factor domain, fungi) has product MPEKAEVLSCKYCNDTFQRKGHLQRHMLRHSGMKPFSCGTCSKSFSRRDTLLRHEAIHDQDQSQQSHSRKALQACLPCAQAKQRCDGKLSCARCERKGFHCEYNNEPRRGLGPAVSRTKNTRSNEALFSSDEYQGCTSTSATLPTASVSTTPVSQGPGALAAQPSIPLAAPTTSNNSLSDEMHRLGWLDHVFSADSASAEEYDLFTDFCLPDSVPTDEARFDPSLPSRWTIQDLECPTETLCSLRTSDRGSIAALETTERAISNTFAADTHPALEVAVPQSHNTSGTTLPPTLDDFLAFPTLLYDDVQCASVEIFGHVSQISSKAYEALHAFYVAERGYDDLLFPDCQLLTAFVDLYLEHFDPHLPFLHQTKMESEDLSWVLLTAVAAIGGQYSEVKDASRITAVLRTLLQRATNSKPCQLSSKPPDISLVQSVLLRDIGSMFSGTPLNQTVLQHEKSLLVTLCRSLITPDVFSKPAEPTVQQNSDHEWRAWLEDEEMVRLMHSVYTLECFQLVFLDLRPSFKLTELTQRLPCNDSAWRCRDAKRWRELDQKQGGSVSQRRHESLLCRTGILSLYAAERDILDHMQSSRLLQSLIRSESRSDAQAKDTYSIRRTLLSLGAFEDDVKVLDTIIDDNMVPRLSSGPELAHGGHDPIIHVVAIQREIPLRIIYSSVGWQVDSAEMERCRARLRIHLRRNLGTARSCLWHAAQIYSLSRNLRFTACHFSLSLCIAVTYIFLYDQIVQLPSPQGELILLDKLVQKSQVDAWVESVDDSRVHITGIGILDNYESSRRLLLDAEAVLRSQKSWQTFAEALARTFAQMSQGQQPHI; this is encoded by the exons ATGCCGGAGAAGGCCGAAGTACTGAGTTGCAAGTACTGCAATGACACCTTCCAACGCAAAGGGCATCTCCAACGGCATATGCTTCGACATTCGGGTATGAAGCCCTTCAGTTGCGGAACGTGTTCAAAGTCTTTCTCCAGAAG GGACACACTTCTCCGGCATGAGGCCATCCACGATCAGGATCAGTCGCAGCAAAGCCACAGTAGAAAGGCTCTCCAGGCCTGTCTCCCTTGCGCTCAAGCCAAGCAGCGGTGCGATGGGAAGCTTTCCTGCGCACGCTGTGAGCGGAAAGGGTTCCATTGCGAGTACAACAACGAGCCGCGCCGAGGCTTGGGTCCCGCGGTGTCTCGGACGAAGAACACTCGATCTAATGAGGCTTTGTTCAGCAGTGATGAGTATCAAGGCTGCACTTCGACATCAGCCACTCTTCCTACAGCTTCGGTATCTACGACTCCGGTGTCTCAAGGCCCAGGGGCTTTAGCGGCTCAGCCTTCCATACCACTTGCGGCCCCGACTACATCGAACAATTCTTTATCCGACGAAATGCATAGGCTGGGCTGGCTAGATCATGTGTTCTCCGCTGATTCCGCCAGTGCCGAGGAGTATGATCTGTTCACAGATTTCTGCCTACCGGACTCGGTACCAACCGATGAGGCCCGTTTTGATCCTAGCCTTCCCTCGAGGTGGACGATTCAAGACCTTGAGTGCCCTACCGAGACCCTCTGCTCCTTGCGCACGTCTGATCGCGGAAGCATAGCCGCCTTGGAGACCACGGAACGTGCTATCTCGAACACATTCGCAGCTGATACACATCCCGCCCTGGAGGTTGCCGTACCGCAAAGTCACAATACGTCAGGGACAACTCTCCCCCCTACGTTGGATGATTTCCTAGCCTTTCCCACGCTTCTATACGATGATGTCCAGTGCGCCAGCGTGGAGATTTTCGGACATGTGAGCCAGATTTCGTCGAAGGCTTATGAAGCGCTGCACGCTTTCTATGTCGCAGAGCGTGGGTACGACGACTTGTTGTTTCCTGATTGCCAGTTGCTCACGGCTTTCGTGGACCTGTATTTGGAGCATTTCGATCCTCACCTCCCGTTCCTACACCAAACGAAGATGGAATCAGAAGACCTGTCCTGGGTCCTCCTCACAGCAGTCGCCGCTATCGGGGGTCAATACTCCGAAGTCAAAGATGCTTCCAGAATCACTGCAGTTTTGCGAACTCTGCTACAACGAGCGACAAATTCCAAG CCTTGCCAACTTAGTTCGAAGCCCCCAGATATCTCCCTTGTACAAAGTGTCTTGCTGCGAGACATCGGGTCGATGTTTTCCGGAACCCCACTGAATCAAACCGTGTTGCAGCATGAGAAAAGTTTGCTTGTGACGTTATGTCGCAGTCTGATAACTCCCGATGTCTTTAGTAAGCCTGCCGAACCGACAGTCCAACAGAACTCAGATCATGAGTGGCGGGCTTGGTTAGAAGATGAAGAAATGGTTCGCCTAATGCACAGCGTATACA CATTGGAGTGCTTTCAGTTGGTGTTCTTGGACTTGCGACCGTCCTTCAAACTCACAGAACTGACGCAGCGACTCCCTTGTAATGACAGTGCCTGGCGATGTCGCGATGCAAAACGCTGGAGAGAACTGGACCAAAAACAGGGTGGAAGTGTTTCCCAACGGCGTCATGAATCCTTGTTATGCAGAACCGGCATTCTTAGCCTTTATGCCGCTGAGAGAGATATCTTGGATCACATGCAATCATCGCGGCTTCTGCAATCCTTGATCCGATCTGAGTCCAGATCGGACGCACAGGCAAAGGACACATATTCTATTCGGAGAACATTGCTGTCTCTCGGAGCATTCGAAGACGACGTGAAGGTTTTGGACACAATCATAGACGACAATATGGTGCCCAGACTTAGCTCAGGTCCCGAACTGGCACACGGCGGACATGACCCGATCATCCACGTTGTTGCAATACAGCGAGAGATTCCCTTACGGATCATATATTCTTCGGTGGGATGGCAGGTCGACAGTGCCGAGATGGAACGATGCAGAGCTAGGTTGAGAATACACCTACGACGCAACCTGGGAACGGCCCGGAGTTGTCTCTGGCACGCAGCGCAGATTTACTCTCTCTCGCGAAATCTTCGCTTCACTGCATGTCATTTCTCCTTGTCACTCTGCATCGCCGTCACTTACATCTTTCTGTACGATCAGATCGTGCAACTCCCGTCACCACAAGGAGAACTCATCCTCCTAGACAAGCTGGTACAAAAGTCCCAAGTAGACGCCTGGGTAGAGAGCGTGGATGATTCCAGAGTGCACATCACAGGCATTGGCATCCTGGACAACTACGAAAGCAGTCGCAGGTTGCTATTGGATGCGGAGGCGGTTTTGCGGTCTCAGAAGTCATGGCAAACGTTTGCAGAAGCTTTGGCACGAACATTTGCTCAAATGAGTCAAGGACAACAACCGCATATTTAG
- a CDS encoding Putative peroxiredoxin-like 2A/B/C, Thioredoxin-like superfamily, translating to MAAVPSAPPAAPAAANPYFPPTNGSATPATDSTETTDPTATATATGTASEFETEDTRTNETHVPNGHDATDDDLRPKLPPRPSSIDAREGLMPTDQSVQPLNIAATTTRTRSTTQQTGHDARDTTIEIDDTKPADFDGEIQTNNDLPTPQILKKIEKYVVLDRHGKSHTFKSLYSGRNAARRVLIIFIRHFFCGNCQEFLRSLSESVTPDALLGLPMSTFIAVVGCGNPGLIDMYLQETGCPFPVYTDPTRRLFAKLGMTRTLALGTRPAYMRKSMIKSAAESVFQGLKQVKAGLATKSGDHRQVGGEFLFEPVELVTEVSTPYAERQIEEAMTSNKNSIDSQEGIDGEGDDDFEPEEKRVTWCHRMRSTRDHAEIPELMEVLGLTGSGKPPAHENKRWSKALEMRKGTGLSMASQMSKLNEQQERA from the exons ATGGCTGCTGTGCCATCAGCTCCtcccgccgcgcccgccgccgccaatccTTACTTTCCCCCAACGAATGGCAGTGCCACACCTGCAACAGACTCCACGGAAACGACAGATcccactgccactgccactgccacaGGGACGGCTTCGGAGTTTGAGACCGAGGACACGAGGACGAACGAAACCCATGTGCCCAATGGCCACGATGCGACAGATGACGATCTGAGGCCCAAACTGCCCCCTAGGCCATCCTCAATAGATGCCAGGGAGGGGCTCATGCCGACCGACCAGTCGGTGCAACCCCtcaacatcgccgccaccaccacccgcACGAGATCCACGACGCAACAAACGGGCCACGACGCCAGAGACACCACGATAGAGATCGACGATACGAAACCTGCCGACTTTGATGGCGagatccagaccaacaaTGATCTCCCAACGCCCCAGATCCTGAAGAAGATTGAGAAATACGTCGTGCTGGACCGCCATGGGAAAAGCCATACCTTCAAGAGCTTATACAGCGGCCGCAATGCCGCGAGACGAgtcctcatcatcttcatccgCCACTTCTTCTGCGGC AACTGCCAGGAATTTCTCCGCTCCCTCTCCGAATCAGTTACCCCCGACGCCCTGCTGGGCCTCCCGATGAGCAccttcatcgccgtcgtcggctgcgGCAACCCGGGTCTGATTGACATGTACCTCCAAGAGACGGGGTGCCCGTTCCCCGTATACACCGATCCCACGAGACGTCTGTTCGCAAAGCTGGGCATGACGCGCACCCTCGCGCTGGGGACCCGCCCCGCCTACATGCGCAAGTCCATGATCAAgtcggccgccgagagcgtCTTCCAAGGGCTGAAGCAGGTCAAGGCTGGGCTGGCTACCAAATCGGGCGACCACAGACAGGTCGGCGGGGAGTTTCTCTTCGAGCCCGTCGAGCTAGTCACCGAGGTCTCGACGCCCTACGCCGAACGCCagatcgaggaggccatgacGTCCAACAAGAACAGCATCGATAGCCAGGAGGGAatcgacggcgaaggcgacgacgattTCGAGccggaggagaagagggtcACCTGGTGCCACCGCATGCGCTCCACCCGAGACCACGCTGAGATACCCGAGCTGATGGAGGTGCTGGGTCTCACGGGCTCCGGAAAGCCTCCCGCGCATGAGAACAAGAGGTGGTCGAAAGCCCTGGAGATGAGGAAGGGCACCGGCTTGAGCATGGCGAGCCAGATGAGCAAGCTGaacgagcagcaggagcGAGCATAG
- a CDS encoding Putative SNARE associated golgi family protein — protein sequence MARGRIFSRRRWSPIAQHPDHHHYQSTAIPTMPDVEMARTRERREDDEETEYRPLNWKKIFLTPKYIPLHLLGIAIVVATVFISLHHDDVVQKLRPFSEKVRSLPGGFLIPIAILVLISFPPLFGHEIVALLCGVVYGLWIGFAIVAAGTFIGEIGTWFAFKYTLRRKAQKLERTNLNYGALARLTRDGGFWIVFIIRFSVIPSHFSTAVFSTCDVKFWHFAVSTFLTLPKQIILVYLGVLLVEKQQNNTIKNVVFGATGVLTVALAVYIYIKMRSVKKTLLREQSERKAHRELLEQQKAEAVVVETEMGPLEPVATRTDRPGYPQWI from the exons ATGGCCAGGGGTCGCATCTTTTCCCGCAGGCGCTGGAGCCCGATCGCCCAACATCCAGATCACCATCACTACCAGTCGACGGCTATTCCCACCATgcccgacgtcgagatgGCTAGGACCAGAGAGCGGAgagaggacgacgaggagaccGAATACCGTCCTCTGAACTGGAAGAAGATCTTCCTGACGCCCAAGTATATCC CACTTCATCTCTTGGGAATTGCCATCGTCGTGGCCACTGTCTTTATCAGTCTTCACCATGATGATGTTGTCCAG AAACTGCGGCCGTTCTCGGAAAAAGTTCGATCATTGCCGGGAGGGTTCCTGATACCCATCGCCATTCTTGTTTTGATCTCGTTCCCACCTCTGTTCGGCCACGAGATCGTGGCGCTCTTGTGCGGCGTGGTGTATGGTCTGTGGATCGGCTTCGCCATTGTTGCCGCTGGCACATTCATCGGAGAGA TCGGGACCTGGTTCGCGTTTAAGTATACGTTGCGAAGAAAGGCGCAAAAGCTAGAGAGGACGAACCTCAACTACGGTGCTTTGGCACGGTTAACGCGCGATGGAGGTTTCTGG ATTGTCTTCATCATTCGATTCTCCGTTATCCCGTCGCATTTCTCGACGGCGGTGTTCTCGACCTGCGATGTCAAGTTTTGGCACTTTGCCGTGTCGACTTTTTTGACGCTGCCGAAACAGATCATCCTGGTGTACCTCGGtgttctcctcgtcgagaagcagcaaAACAATACCATCAAGAACGTCGTGTTCGGTGCCACCGGCGTTCTGACCGTGGCTCTAGCTGTATATATCTACATCAAGATGCGGAGCGTCAAGAAGACTTTGTTGAGGGAGCAGAGCGAACGGAAGGCGCACCGGGAGCTGTTGGAGCAGCaaaaggccgaggccgtcgtcgtcgaaacCGAAATGGGGCCTCTCGAGCCCGTCGCAACGAGAACAGACAGACCGGGATACCCGCAGTGGATTTGA